One region of Alcanivorax sediminis genomic DNA includes:
- a CDS encoding DsbA family protein has protein sequence MSLKHKLMPLFAGLITSESLQQFRRRLLEWRRVLRRQPHQATFYFRIDDPYSVLMAQVLPRFARHFGIQITPRVMLYLDQQMYPAADMLAELAPRDARQLAALHGLDFPADWQLPQREVSLAATRCLLHHEKDERFWSLAAALADALWRHDLKKLEMLLSEYGQMPSDQAQLALEARRDQFLSDGHYLTGTLFYEGEWYWSVERLDHLGHRLNELGLGTQDWPLPYGRAKRAQLTRSEPALKGKPLVLFFSFRSPYSYIALSRAYALADHYGLNLKIRPVLPMVMRGLSVPKEKRFYILKDAAREARLHQVPFGRVCDPVGAGVERCMAIWPFAEKEGRLREWLRAAATGIWSKGINAASDNGLKFLVETAGLDWKRARRWLDDDSWRDRAEDNRNAMMAAGSWGVPTFLTQDDMIWGQDRFAIIEHSLLASTSRQNDDA, from the coding sequence ATGAGCCTCAAACACAAGTTGATGCCCCTGTTCGCGGGCCTGATTACCAGCGAAAGCCTGCAACAGTTTCGTCGCCGCTTGCTGGAATGGCGTCGGGTTCTGCGCCGCCAGCCCCACCAGGCCACCTTTTATTTCCGCATTGATGACCCCTACTCGGTGCTCATGGCTCAGGTGCTGCCGCGCTTTGCCCGTCACTTTGGCATCCAGATTACCCCGCGGGTCATGCTGTATCTGGATCAGCAGATGTACCCGGCCGCCGACATGTTGGCTGAGCTGGCACCCCGCGACGCTCGCCAACTGGCCGCACTGCACGGTCTGGATTTTCCCGCCGACTGGCAGCTGCCCCAGCGGGAAGTGAGCCTGGCCGCTACCCGCTGCCTGTTGCACCACGAAAAAGATGAGCGGTTCTGGAGCTTGGCCGCGGCACTGGCCGATGCTCTCTGGCGGCATGATCTGAAAAAGCTGGAAATGCTGCTCAGCGAGTATGGCCAGATGCCCTCCGATCAAGCCCAACTGGCCCTGGAGGCGCGCCGCGATCAATTTCTCAGCGATGGTCACTATCTCACTGGCACCCTGTTCTATGAAGGCGAGTGGTACTGGAGCGTGGAGCGCCTCGATCATCTCGGGCATCGTCTCAATGAACTCGGCCTGGGCACCCAGGACTGGCCGCTGCCCTATGGCCGAGCCAAGCGTGCCCAGCTGACCCGCAGCGAGCCCGCCCTGAAAGGCAAACCGCTGGTGCTGTTTTTTTCGTTCCGCAGCCCCTATTCCTATATCGCCCTGTCACGGGCCTATGCCCTGGCGGATCACTACGGGTTGAACCTGAAGATTCGTCCGGTGTTGCCCATGGTGATGCGAGGCTTGAGCGTGCCGAAGGAAAAACGCTTCTACATTCTCAAGGACGCGGCCCGGGAAGCGCGCCTGCATCAGGTTCCGTTTGGCCGGGTGTGCGATCCAGTGGGGGCCGGTGTAGAACGCTGCATGGCCATCTGGCCTTTCGCGGAAAAGGAGGGCCGACTGCGCGAGTGGCTCCGCGCTGCCGCCACCGGCATCTGGAGCAAGGGCATCAACGCGGCCAGCGACAATGGCCTGAAGTTTCTGGTGGAAACCGCCGGACTGGACTGGAAACGGGCCCGTCGCTGGCTGGATGACGACAGCTGGCGTGACCGCGCCGAAGACAACCGCAACGCCATGATGGCGGCCGGCAGCTGGGGCGTACCCACCTTTTTGACTCAGGATGACATGATCTGGGGACAAGATCGCTTTGCGATCATCGAGCATAGCCTGTTAGCCTCAACCTCACGTCAGAACGACGACGCCTGA
- a CDS encoding 2Fe-2S iron-sulfur cluster-binding protein produces MTTYTITVNGKGTFPCREDQKIIDAGQLAGFSFPMACRNGNCLRCTGALTTGHVQQKNHTIHAGEAGSGQVLYCIAQPLSDCEISVSDVTAPGELPVHTLNCQIGKIESLNHDVSRVWLTLPAGKRIRWHAGQYLMLNLHGECYPFSIANACQGRQMELHVRHGDDNSAAQDIMASLTTDSTISVTLPAGIRFIDEAPAQPVWFICGSTGFAPVKAMIERLIELDFQQPTRLFWGARVAEDLYLTDPLRDWTRQLKDFEATTALSDMQHPDHQQGLVHEAALAALSEPALPLFFLGGSPPMAWAVFDALVEEGVPAENIHSDVFDYAPRD; encoded by the coding sequence ATGACGACCTACACCATCACCGTCAACGGCAAGGGCACTTTCCCCTGCCGTGAAGACCAGAAGATTATTGACGCCGGCCAGCTGGCCGGCTTCAGCTTTCCCATGGCCTGCCGTAACGGCAATTGCCTGCGCTGCACAGGCGCACTGACAACCGGTCACGTTCAGCAAAAAAACCACACCATTCATGCGGGCGAAGCCGGCAGTGGCCAGGTGCTATACTGCATTGCCCAGCCCTTGAGCGATTGCGAGATTAGCGTGTCCGATGTGACGGCTCCCGGCGAATTACCGGTGCACACCCTGAACTGCCAGATTGGCAAAATTGAATCCCTCAACCACGACGTCAGTCGTGTGTGGCTGACCCTGCCCGCAGGCAAGCGCATCCGTTGGCATGCAGGCCAGTATCTGATGCTCAACCTGCATGGCGAGTGCTATCCGTTCTCCATTGCCAATGCCTGCCAGGGCAGGCAAATGGAGCTGCATGTCCGTCATGGCGACGATAACAGTGCCGCCCAGGACATCATGGCCAGCCTGACCACCGACAGCACCATCAGCGTGACGCTCCCCGCCGGCATTCGTTTTATCGATGAAGCACCGGCGCAACCGGTGTGGTTCATCTGTGGCTCCACCGGCTTTGCCCCGGTGAAGGCCATGATCGAGCGCTTGATAGAGCTGGATTTTCAGCAGCCAACTCGCCTGTTCTGGGGAGCCCGTGTCGCCGAAGACCTCTATCTGACTGATCCATTGCGTGACTGGACCCGCCAGCTGAAGGATTTCGAAGCCACCACCGCGCTGTCCGATATGCAGCACCCTGATCATCAGCAAGGCCTCGTACACGAAGCCGCCCTCGCCGCCCTGAGCGAACCGGCGCTCCCTCTGTTCTTCCTTGGCGGCTCTCCACCCATGGCCTGGGCGGTGTTCGATGCGCTGGTGGAAGAAGGCGTGCCTGCGGAAAATATCCACTCCGACGTATTCGATTACGCGCCGCGGGATTGA
- a CDS encoding GspE/PulE family protein yields MRELLDEGRVSQEDFNVISTTPREKKELSWHPIQVLAKYRLADRSDTRQILDVEFLTDWLGQRANMRVYHIDPLKVQVDQVTNVMSYAFAERHGIVAVEVHRDRVVVACDQPFINDWMDHLRQTLRDRDLEVVLTNPEHLRRYRIEFYNLSRSIAGATGKTGQEMSGITNFEQLLEVGKGHHDADDQHIVNIVDWILQYAFTQRASDIHLEPRRDAGKMRFRIDGVLHDVYELPAAIMAAVTSRLKILSRLNVAEKRKPQDGRLKTKSPEGNEIELRISTLPTAFGEKMVMRVFDPDVLVRSFEQMGFTREDYEAWQKMTQNPHGIIFVTGPTGSGKTTTLYSTLKQLATSEVNVCTIEDPIEMVEPSFNQMQVQANIDVSFAQGVKAMLRQDPDIIMIGEIRDLQTAEMAIQAALTGHLVLSTLHTNDAPSSITRLVDLGVAPYMISATVIGVMAQRLVRTLCPSCKEEVTPDVDAWEELVRPFKMKVPEKICRPVGCLECRGTGYLGRMGVYETMPLNSALKNQITRGADLEVLTRQSLKNGMKPLRISGAMKVAKGLTTIEEVMRVTPSQDLLLG; encoded by the coding sequence ATGCGCGAACTGCTGGATGAGGGGCGGGTCAGTCAGGAAGATTTCAATGTCATCTCCACCACGCCGAGGGAAAAGAAGGAGCTGAGTTGGCACCCCATTCAGGTGCTGGCCAAATATCGGCTCGCCGATCGCTCCGATACTCGTCAGATTCTGGATGTGGAGTTCCTCACCGACTGGTTGGGCCAGCGGGCGAACATGCGGGTTTATCACATTGATCCCCTCAAGGTGCAGGTGGATCAAGTGACCAATGTCATGAGCTACGCCTTCGCCGAGCGCCACGGCATTGTGGCGGTGGAGGTGCATCGCGACCGGGTGGTGGTGGCGTGCGATCAGCCGTTCATTAACGACTGGATGGATCACCTTCGGCAGACGTTGCGGGACCGCGATCTGGAGGTGGTGCTCACTAACCCGGAGCACCTGCGCCGCTACCGCATCGAGTTCTATAACCTGAGCCGCTCCATTGCCGGTGCCACCGGCAAAACCGGGCAGGAGATGTCCGGGATCACCAACTTCGAGCAGTTGCTGGAGGTGGGTAAGGGGCATCACGATGCGGATGATCAGCACATCGTCAACATTGTGGACTGGATTCTGCAGTACGCCTTCACCCAGCGGGCCAGTGATATTCATCTGGAACCCCGGCGGGACGCAGGCAAGATGCGTTTCCGCATTGATGGTGTCTTGCATGATGTGTACGAACTGCCGGCGGCGATCATGGCGGCAGTGACCAGCCGTTTGAAGATTCTCAGCCGCCTGAATGTGGCAGAAAAGCGCAAGCCTCAGGATGGCCGTCTCAAGACCAAGTCCCCGGAGGGGAATGAGATCGAGTTGCGGATCTCCACCCTGCCTACCGCTTTCGGTGAGAAGATGGTGATGCGGGTGTTCGATCCGGACGTGCTGGTGCGCAGTTTCGAGCAGATGGGCTTCACCCGGGAAGACTATGAGGCCTGGCAGAAGATGACCCAGAACCCCCACGGGATCATCTTTGTGACGGGCCCCACCGGTTCCGGTAAGACCACTACCCTGTATTCCACGCTCAAGCAGCTGGCCACCAGCGAGGTCAATGTCTGCACCATCGAAGACCCCATTGAAATGGTGGAGCCCAGCTTCAACCAGATGCAGGTGCAGGCCAACATTGATGTGAGCTTTGCCCAGGGGGTGAAGGCGATGCTGCGTCAGGATCCGGACATCATCATGATTGGTGAGATCCGTGATCTGCAGACCGCCGAAATGGCCATCCAGGCGGCCCTGACAGGTCACCTTGTGCTCTCTACCCTGCATACCAATGATGCGCCGTCTTCTATTACCCGCCTGGTGGATTTGGGGGTGGCGCCCTACATGATTTCTGCCACCGTGATCGGAGTGATGGCCCAGCGACTGGTGCGCACCCTGTGCCCCAGCTGTAAGGAAGAGGTGACGCCGGATGTGGATGCCTGGGAAGAGCTGGTGCGCCCTTTCAAGATGAAGGTGCCGGAGAAAATTTGTCGGCCGGTGGGATGCCTTGAGTGCCGTGGCACCGGCTACCTGGGCCGGATGGGGGTGTATGAAACCATGCCGCTGAACAGCGCCCTGAAGAACCAGATTACCCGAGGGGCGGACCTGGAGGTGCTGACACGGCAGTCCCTCAAAAACGGCATGAAGCCACTGCGTATCAGTGGTGCCATGAAAGTGGCCAAGGGGCTGACGACCATCGAGGAAGTGATGCGGGTGACGCCGTCGCAGGATTTGCTGCTGGGGTAG
- the argA gene encoding amino-acid N-acetyltransferase, translated as MSSTTPDNQVHWFRHSSPYINAHRGRTFVVMLAGELLDGPALATLIHDLALLNSLGIKLVLVHGARPQISARLAESGIESTFEQHMRITDAAALDGVMAAVGALRLKLEGLFSMGLANSPMHNASIRLVSGNFVVAKPVGVRNGFDYQHTGEVRRIDVDAIRQQHTAGNVVLLSPVGCSPTGELFNVNAEEVASTAAIALGADKLILMGNRLRLADGNDNLLRELSPQDAGKLLAEDLFQDSDIDRQLTAACHAASNGVGRAHLLDASVDGALIKELFTRDGCGTLVTRETYETVRGARIEDVGGILELIEPLEADGTLVRRSRELLETEIHRFAITERDGMVIACAALYPFPDDKTGELACVAVHPSYRKGERGAQLLGYVERRAREQGLQSLFVLTTLTAHWFQQQGFESAGVEALPGARQSLYNWQRNSKVFVKLL; from the coding sequence GTGTCCAGCACCACACCCGACAATCAGGTTCATTGGTTCCGTCACTCCTCGCCATATATCAATGCGCATCGTGGCCGAACCTTTGTGGTCATGCTGGCCGGTGAACTGCTGGATGGCCCTGCCCTGGCCACCCTGATTCATGACCTGGCCCTGCTCAACAGCCTTGGCATCAAGCTGGTGCTGGTCCATGGTGCGCGTCCGCAAATCAGCGCGCGGCTGGCCGAATCCGGCATTGAATCCACCTTCGAGCAGCACATGCGCATCACCGATGCCGCCGCGCTGGATGGTGTCATGGCCGCGGTGGGCGCCCTGCGTCTGAAGCTGGAAGGTCTGTTCTCCATGGGGCTGGCCAACTCCCCCATGCACAACGCCAGCATCCGGCTGGTGAGTGGCAACTTTGTGGTCGCCAAGCCGGTGGGCGTGCGTAATGGCTTTGATTACCAGCACACAGGCGAAGTACGGCGCATTGATGTGGACGCCATTCGCCAGCAGCATACCGCCGGCAACGTGGTCCTGCTCTCCCCCGTGGGCTGCTCGCCCACCGGGGAGCTGTTCAATGTCAACGCCGAAGAAGTGGCCTCCACCGCCGCTATCGCCCTCGGGGCCGACAAGTTGATCCTGATGGGGAACCGCTTGCGCCTCGCTGATGGCAACGACAACCTGCTGCGCGAGCTGTCTCCCCAGGATGCAGGCAAACTGCTGGCCGAGGACCTGTTCCAGGACAGCGACATCGACCGCCAGCTCACCGCCGCCTGCCACGCCGCCAGCAATGGCGTGGGCCGTGCCCATTTGCTGGACGCCAGTGTGGATGGTGCCCTGATCAAGGAGCTATTCACCCGCGACGGCTGCGGCACCCTGGTCACCCGGGAAACCTATGAAACCGTGCGCGGAGCGCGCATCGAAGACGTGGGCGGCATTCTCGAACTGATCGAACCACTGGAAGCCGACGGCACCTTGGTACGCCGTTCGCGGGAACTGCTGGAAACCGAAATCCACCGCTTCGCCATCACCGAACGGGACGGCATGGTCATCGCCTGCGCCGCCCTCTACCCGTTCCCGGACGACAAAACCGGCGAACTGGCCTGCGTGGCCGTGCATCCCAGCTATCGCAAAGGCGAACGCGGCGCACAACTGCTTGGCTATGTGGAGCGGCGCGCACGGGAACAAGGCCTGCAAAGCCTGTTCGTGCTCACCACCCTCACCGCCCACTGGTTCCAGCAGCAAGGGTTTGAGTCAGCTGGAGTCGAAGCTCTGCCGGGAGCTCGGCAGTCGCTGTATAACTGGCAGCGGAATTCGAAGGTGTTTGTTAAGTTGCTGTGA
- the ilvD gene encoding dihydroxy-acid dehydratase yields MPQYRSRTTTHGRNMAGARALWRATGMKDGDFGKPIIAIANSFTQFVPGHVHLKDLGQLVAEEVQKAGGIAKEFNTIAVDDGIAMGHDGMLYSLPSRDIIADSVEYMVNAHCADAIVCISNCDKITPGMLMASMRLNIPVIFVSGGPMEAGKTKVGEHKLDLVDAMVMAADDSVDDETVNEVERSACPTCGSCSGMFTANSMNCLTEALGLSLPGNGSLLATHADRRELFLEAGRRIVDITRKYYEQDDESVLPRNVASFKAFENAMSLDIAMGGSTNTVLHLLAAAQEGEIGFTMEDIDRLSRKVPCLSKVAPATQKYHMEDVHRAGGVMGILGELDRAGLLHRDCPTVHSATMGDALEHYDIVRTSDEAVKKMYTAGPAGIPTQTAFSQDTRWDSLDDDRENGCIRNYEHAYSKDGGLAVLYGNIAERGCIVKTAGVDDSILTFTGRARVFESQDSAVRAILGDQIVAGDVVVIRYEGPKGGPGMQEMLYPTSYLKSKGLGKSCALLTDGRFSGGTSGLSIGHASPEAAEGGAIALVEEGDTIAIDIPNRTIKLDISDEEMAHRRTHMENRGKLAFKPKEIRPRRISAALKAYAALTTSADRGAVRDLSQIGE; encoded by the coding sequence ATGCCGCAATATCGCTCCCGTACCACCACCCATGGCCGCAACATGGCCGGTGCCCGCGCCCTGTGGCGTGCCACGGGCATGAAGGACGGTGATTTCGGCAAGCCGATTATTGCCATCGCCAATTCCTTCACCCAGTTTGTGCCCGGTCACGTGCACCTGAAGGATCTGGGCCAGCTGGTCGCGGAAGAAGTCCAGAAAGCCGGCGGGATTGCCAAGGAGTTCAACACCATTGCGGTGGACGACGGCATCGCCATGGGCCATGACGGCATGCTCTATTCCCTGCCGAGCCGCGACATCATTGCCGATTCCGTGGAATACATGGTGAACGCCCACTGTGCCGATGCCATTGTCTGCATCTCCAACTGTGACAAGATCACCCCCGGCATGCTGATGGCCTCCATGCGCCTGAATATCCCCGTGATCTTTGTGTCCGGCGGCCCCATGGAAGCGGGCAAGACCAAGGTGGGCGAGCACAAGCTGGACCTGGTGGACGCCATGGTCATGGCCGCCGACGACAGCGTGGACGACGAAACCGTGAACGAGGTGGAGCGTTCTGCGTGCCCCACCTGTGGTTCCTGCTCCGGCATGTTCACCGCCAACTCCATGAACTGCCTGACTGAGGCCCTGGGCCTGTCCCTGCCGGGTAACGGCTCCCTGCTGGCCACCCATGCGGATCGCCGTGAACTGTTCCTGGAAGCGGGCCGTCGCATCGTTGACATCACTCGCAAGTACTATGAACAGGATGACGAATCCGTGCTGCCCCGTAACGTGGCCTCGTTCAAGGCGTTCGAGAATGCCATGAGCCTGGACATCGCCATGGGCGGTTCCACCAACACGGTATTGCACCTGTTGGCTGCCGCCCAGGAAGGCGAGATCGGCTTCACCATGGAAGATATCGACCGCCTGAGCCGCAAGGTGCCTTGCCTGTCCAAGGTGGCCCCTGCCACCCAGAAATACCACATGGAAGACGTGCACCGTGCTGGTGGCGTGATGGGTATTCTCGGCGAGCTGGATCGTGCCGGCCTGCTGCACCGCGACTGCCCCACTGTGCACTCCGCTACCATGGGCGATGCGCTGGAGCATTACGACATCGTACGCACCAGCGATGAGGCGGTGAAGAAAATGTACACCGCTGGCCCCGCCGGCATCCCCACCCAGACTGCCTTCAGCCAGGACACCCGCTGGGACAGCCTCGATGATGACCGCGAAAATGGCTGTATCCGCAATTACGAGCATGCCTACAGCAAAGATGGCGGCCTCGCCGTACTGTACGGCAACATCGCCGAGCGCGGCTGCATCGTAAAAACCGCGGGTGTGGATGATTCCATCCTCACCTTCACGGGTCGTGCCCGTGTGTTCGAATCCCAGGATTCCGCGGTGCGCGCCATCCTCGGTGACCAGATCGTGGCCGGCGATGTGGTGGTGATCCGCTACGAAGGCCCGAAAGGGGGCCCCGGTATGCAGGAAATGCTCTACCCCACCAGCTACCTGAAATCCAAAGGTCTGGGCAAGAGCTGCGCCCTGCTCACCGATGGCCGTTTCTCCGGTGGCACCTCCGGGCTGTCCATTGGCCATGCCTCTCCGGAAGCCGCTGAAGGCGGCGCGATTGCACTGGTAGAAGAAGGCGACACCATTGCCATCGATATCCCCAACCGCACCATCAAGCTGGATATCAGTGACGAGGAGATGGCCCACCGCCGGACCCACATGGAAAATCGTGGCAAGCTGGCATTCAAGCCCAAGGAGATCCGCCCCCGCCGCATCTCCGCCGCCCTGAAAGCCTATGCGGCCCTGACGACCAGCGCCGACCGAGGCGCAGTGCGCGATCTGAGCCAGATCGGGGAGTAA
- a CDS encoding inorganic phosphate transporter, giving the protein MEWMLEHTYLMLLLAGAFGFLMAWGVGANDVANAMGTSVGAKALTVKQAVIIAIIFEFCGAYLAGGEVTATIRKGIIDAETFSHAPQYLIYGMMSALLAAGIWLMIASWFGWPVSTTHSIVGAIVGFAAVGLGMEAVHWDKVGSIVASWVTSPLLAGFISFALIRSVQKLVLNHDDPFERAKKVVPFYMFLVGFVISMVTMIKGLKHVGLHLTFMQSFLLALVGGAIVMAVGTVFLSRIKPDPEADKDFRFSSVERVFAVLMIFTACAMAFAHGSNDVANAVGPLAAINSVLVSGGQVGAKAAMPSWILLVGAMGIVFGLAIFGARVMATVGKKITELTPSRGFAAELGAATTVVLASGTGLPISTTHTLVGAILGVGMARGIGSLNLRVIGTIFTSWIVTLPAGALLSILFFYFFKGLFGA; this is encoded by the coding sequence ATGGAGTGGATGCTAGAGCATACCTACTTGATGCTGCTGTTGGCCGGCGCCTTCGGCTTTCTGATGGCCTGGGGTGTTGGCGCCAACGACGTGGCCAATGCCATGGGCACCTCGGTGGGCGCCAAGGCCCTGACCGTGAAGCAGGCAGTCATCATCGCCATCATCTTTGAATTCTGCGGGGCCTACCTGGCCGGGGGCGAAGTGACCGCCACCATCCGTAAGGGCATCATCGATGCCGAAACCTTCTCCCATGCCCCCCAGTACTTGATCTACGGCATGATGTCCGCGCTGCTGGCAGCCGGCATCTGGCTGATGATCGCCTCCTGGTTCGGCTGGCCGGTGTCCACCACCCACTCCATCGTCGGTGCCATTGTCGGCTTTGCTGCCGTGGGCCTGGGTATGGAAGCGGTGCACTGGGACAAGGTCGGCTCCATCGTGGCCAGCTGGGTTACCTCTCCCTTATTGGCCGGCTTTATTTCCTTCGCGCTGATACGCAGCGTGCAGAAGCTGGTGCTCAACCACGACGACCCCTTCGAACGCGCCAAGAAGGTGGTGCCCTTCTACATGTTCCTGGTGGGCTTCGTGATCTCCATGGTCACCATGATCAAGGGCCTCAAGCACGTGGGCCTGCATCTCACCTTCATGCAGAGCTTTCTGCTCGCACTGGTGGGCGGCGCCATCGTCATGGCCGTGGGCACCGTTTTCCTCAGCCGCATCAAGCCGGATCCGGAAGCCGACAAGGACTTCCGCTTCAGCTCCGTGGAGCGCGTGTTCGCGGTACTGATGATCTTCACCGCCTGTGCCATGGCCTTCGCCCACGGCTCCAACGACGTGGCTAACGCCGTTGGCCCACTGGCCGCCATCAACAGCGTGCTGGTGTCCGGTGGTCAGGTTGGCGCCAAGGCAGCCATGCCCAGCTGGATCCTGCTGGTCGGCGCCATGGGTATCGTCTTTGGTCTCGCCATCTTCGGTGCCCGGGTGATGGCCACCGTCGGCAAGAAAATCACCGAGCTGACCCCGTCCCGAGGTTTCGCTGCCGAATTGGGCGCCGCCACCACCGTGGTACTGGCTTCCGGCACCGGCCTGCCGATCTCCACCACCCACACCCTGGTGGGCGCCATCCTTGGTGTGGGCATGGCGCGCGGCATCGGCTCACTGAACCTGCGCGTGATCGGCACCATCTTCACCTCCTGGATCGTCACCCTGCCCGCTGGGGCGCTGCTGTCCATCCTGTTCTTCTACTTCTTCAAGGGCCTGTTTGGCGCTTAA
- a CDS encoding TIGR00153 family protein codes for MSLGSSIAGLFGRSPIRPLQQHYDTVHECACSLAQFFDAVIAGDWDKARTLRKQVAELENQADELKKEFRLNLPKSLFLPMPRTDLLELISVQDKVANKAKDISGLMLGREMSIPDPIADAMRSYVQGAIDTSAQAQKAINELDELIETGFSGREIRLVEELIEELDRLERANDEQQIAIRSTLFKLEKDLSPVDVIFLYKIIEWVGDLADRAQKVGGRLQMLVAR; via the coding sequence ATGTCCTTAGGAAGCTCCATCGCTGGCCTGTTTGGCCGCTCCCCGATCAGACCCCTCCAGCAACACTACGATACCGTGCACGAGTGCGCCTGCAGTCTGGCCCAGTTCTTTGATGCCGTCATTGCCGGCGACTGGGACAAGGCTCGCACCCTGCGCAAACAGGTGGCCGAGCTGGAAAACCAGGCGGATGAACTCAAGAAAGAGTTCCGTCTCAACCTACCCAAGAGCCTGTTCCTGCCCATGCCCCGCACCGATCTGCTTGAGCTGATCAGTGTGCAGGACAAGGTAGCCAACAAGGCCAAGGACATCTCCGGCCTGATGCTGGGCCGCGAAATGTCGATCCCGGACCCCATCGCCGACGCCATGCGCAGTTATGTTCAAGGCGCCATCGATACTTCCGCCCAGGCCCAGAAAGCCATCAATGAGCTGGACGAATTAATCGAAACCGGCTTCAGCGGTCGCGAGATCCGCCTGGTGGAAGAGCTGATTGAAGAACTCGATCGCCTGGAGAGAGCCAATGACGAACAGCAGATCGCCATTCGCTCCACCCTTTTCAAACTGGAAAAAGACCTGTCCCCGGTGGACGTCATCTTCCTCTACAAGATCATCGAATGGGTAGGCGATCTGGCTGATCGCGCCCAGAAAGTAGGCGGCCGCCTGCAGATGTTGGTCGCACGCTAG
- a CDS encoding MAPEG family protein: MTIAYWCVLAAIFLPYLSTGIAKFQGGFGPKQNHNPREFLETLEGSRKRAHWAQQNGFEVTPAFAAAVIIAHLAATSPQGTIDGIALAFVLSRVMFTICYVADWASARTLVWAFGMGCIVALFVGVGG, translated from the coding sequence ATGACCATTGCTTACTGGTGCGTGCTTGCCGCCATCTTTCTGCCTTACCTGTCCACCGGGATCGCCAAATTCCAGGGTGGCTTTGGGCCCAAACAAAACCACAACCCGCGTGAATTTCTGGAAACCCTGGAAGGCAGCCGCAAGCGTGCTCACTGGGCGCAGCAAAATGGTTTTGAAGTCACGCCGGCTTTTGCTGCTGCCGTGATCATCGCCCACCTGGCCGCAACCTCTCCCCAGGGCACCATCGATGGTATTGCGTTGGCATTTGTCCTCAGCAGGGTCATGTTCACCATCTGCTACGTGGCCGACTGGGCCAGCGCTCGCACACTGGTCTGGGCCTTCGGCATGGGCTGTATCGTGGCGCTATTCGTGGGCGTTGGTGGTTAA